The nucleotide window GTGTTCTCATCCCGCCCGCCCGTTGCTACGGTGCCGTAACTGACGAGGTGTCAGCTCCGTCCGTCGGGAGGCCCGTATGCGTGCCCTGATCGCCGCCGCGACCGGTCTCGCCCTGGCCGTCGCGCTGGTCCTCACGCTCACCGCCCTGGGCTCTCCCGAGGGCGAGACGTCACCCGAACCGCTGCTCACCACCGTCCCCAGCCATCCGTGACGCACCCGCGCGACCGCACCCGCATGACGCACACCCGTGACGCACGCCCCAACGCACAGGGAGG belongs to Streptomyces sp. V3I8 and includes:
- a CDS encoding SPW_0924 family protein, which translates into the protein MRALIAAATGLALAVALVLTLTALGSPEGETSPEPLLTTVPSHP